CACTCGTCGCAGTGGCGCTACCACGTGGCGGGGCTCAACGTTGCCCGCGGCCGCTTCCGGGAGGAAGGGCTGGTAGGTCATGTGCGGCTGAGGGTCGACGACCGTCACGGAGGCCTCCCGGCGCCCCAGCTTCTTCTGCAGCTGAAGTGCCGTGTACATGCCGACGTAACCGCCGCCGAGGATGAGAATCCGCGTGGGATCGGATTTACCAGCCATGGTTCACATGGTCGCACCACGGACCGTGTCCGCGCTGCGCCGACCCCCCTTAATGTGACGCCAGTCGCGAGTGGCTTCGATCACGGTCAACGCGCCGTGTGCGGCCAAACGCGCTGTGTACGCACCCCAGCGGGGGTGGTGAGCGGTGGCGTCACGGTGACACCACCGAGGTGTCATGGGGGCTGGTTCCAGCCACCATACCGAATCTTGAACAGCGATGCCCGGCCCCGGTGCGGATCTTGGCGAAATCTCAGGAACGTTCACCCGCCGTTCACCCGGGGCCGCCGCCGCACCGTCGAGCCACGTCCTCCGCCACGCGTTGCAGCTCGGCCCGGTAGTCCGCCCACCACTGGCGATCGGCGTCCGGGAGGTTGTCGCCGGGGGCCTGCATCCCGACCTGTCCGTCGACCAGCTCGCGGACGATGTCGGCGTGCCCGGCGTGCCGGTCGGTCTCGGCGATGACGTGCACGAGGACCCGGTGCAGCGTCACCTCGTCCCGGCCCGCCGGCCACCACGGGACCCGACCGGGCGCGTCCAGCTCCAGGGCGTCGATGGTCGCGTCCGAGTGCGCCCGCACCCGGCGGTAGAGGTCGACGACCCACTCCCGCGACTCGTCGGCGGTCGCCCACATGTCCGCGTTGGCCTCGGCGTCGTCGGCCAACCAGGGCATGGGCTCCGGGAAGGGCCGGTCGAAGACGACGCCGAAGTACCCGGCCTCCATGGTCGCGACGTGCTTGACCAGGCCGAGCAGGTTCGTGCCCGTCGGCGTCAGCGGGCGGCGGACGTCGTACTCGGAGAGCCCGTCGAGCTTGCCCAGCAGCGCGTCCCGCGCGGCG
This region of Saccharopolyspora hordei genomic DNA includes:
- a CDS encoding DinB family protein, with product MGSPKSDLELYLGAARDALLGKLDGLSEYDVRRPLTPTGTNLLGLVKHVATMEAGYFGVVFDRPFPEPMPWLADDAEANADMWATADESREWVVDLYRRVRAHSDATIDALELDAPGRVPWWPAGRDEVTLHRVLVHVIAETDRHAGHADIVRELVDGQVGMQAPGDNLPDADRQWWADYRAELQRVAEDVARRCGGGPG